From the genome of Bacteroidota bacterium:
TCGCCCCTGAGAATATGCTCCGTACTGTCCTCAAGCTTGCGCAGAAAATAATTATTGATTTCCCATTGCTTTCCCAAACTGTCCCAAACAATACGATCAGCCGTCAGCTTGTATTTCATAACATTGTTTTCAATTTTTTCAAGTGTGAAATTATATCCCACTCCATTTGAATTATTAAAGCTTTCGAGATAAACGTAAGTTCCCGGACTGATCTGCAAATGAATATTTCGTCCCCTGTCAAGTGCCAACCCTTCAATATACCTGTCCTTAAATACTCTTCGTTTGATATTTGTTTTGGGGATCAGAAAGTTACTCAGGTAAAATGACATTAACGCGAGAAAAAGTGCGGAGATCATATAGGGTCTCAACATGCGGTAATAACTGACGCCACTGCTCAGAATGGCTATTATTTCAGTATTACCGGCCATTTTGGAAGTGAAGAAAATAACTGAGATGAAGGTGAACAGATAACTGAAGAGATTAATAAAATAAGGGACAAAATTCAGATAATAATTGAATATGATTTGTTCGAGAGGAGCATCTTTTTCCAGGAATTCATCAATGTTTTCCGAAACATCGAAGATGATCACGATCACGATAAGCAAGGAAATGGCATAAAAAAAAGTGCCCAGAAATTTCTTGATTATATACAGATCGATGATTTTCATTTCATTGCTGTGATTTCCGAATGCATATACGCATCATAAACCTTTTTTTGCTTTTCTTATTGTGTTTCCGGCCAGTCGGTAAATTTAACCAGTTTTAATGCTCTTCTGTTCCATTCAATCTCAAAATCAAGATAATTGATGTATTCCCGGTCGTCGATAAGATACTGGTAAACCATATAATATGCGTCAGGATCAAAATCATCGGATTTAACTCTCACAATTTCACCACGCCTGGAACTCAGATAAAAAGAAATGGCATGCTGGTACACCGAACCTTTATAAACATAAAGCCGGCTTCCTTTGGTAATGTCTGCTACTTTCAGAGCCTGATCCTTGAATGTTTGTGTTTCATGGGCTCTGTTGGGCAGGATGAACCAGTTATATCCTATACGTATAAGCAAAAGGCTTATGATCACTATCGCGATTCGCTGTGGGATAATCATGTAAAAGATAATTAGCAACAATCCCAGTCCAAAAGCTATAAGCAGGGCTTTTAGAATTTTGTGTTCTACAAAATCAAAATAGGGAGTAAAAGGCAATGCCAGGAAAATCAGGATGGAAGCGACAATGATGAGGTACCAGATCAAATTGATTATCCGGATAGCATATTTATGGGGATTCAATTCATAAAGGTACATGAAAACATAAAGGAGTAGCGGAATGAACATGAAGAGATAGCGTGGGAATACTTCCGGAGATATCCAATAAATAATAATGTTAAAGAGAAAGATGAGGGTCATATACAATACAGTATTATCCCTCCTTATGGCACCCATAAGGTTTTTCCTGAAAAGGACAGGAAGCATAAGTGTCCAGGGAGCAAAGTGATAGATCACTTCGAAAGGGAAAGCGAAAAAGTGTTCAATGGTCTTCAATAGCCCGAATTTCAAGCCCGTTCTTCGGGTCGACTGCTCAAAAATAGTATAGAACATTTTATCTATATCATCCGGTCTCAGCAGGTAATAAATAAGGTAATATGAACCAAGCAATATAGCGAGCAGGAGTATACCTGAGATGTGTTTCCAGGAAATTAGTTTCCTGAACTGTCTGTTCATTGTAAACAGCACTAAAAGTGTAATCGCCTGGAAAAGAAGGGCAGGCAGGGCTTTAAACATAAAGGCAACTGCCGTAAGCAGGTATGAGATCAGAAAGAGCGTTAAGAGTTTATCTTTCCTGAAAAAATGGTAAATCACCATAAAATTCAGAAATACTATCAATGAAAACAGGATATCTATCAAACCCAGGAAGCTATCCCAGAATAATAGTCTACCACTGGTCATGAACATCAGGGCAATAAGTGCTGAACGGTAATTTCCTGTTGATTTCCTGAAAGAAAAGAAGATAACAATCCCAAAAAGAATGAATGACACAAGGTTTGGCAATCTGATCACCCATTCGTCGTATGAATCAAAGAGGAGGAAGGCACCGGCCAGGATCCAGTTATAAAGGGGTGGTTTGTTCATGTATAATTCACCCTGTATTGTTGGGATGAGATAATCTCCGGAAAGGATCATTTCCGTGCTGACGAGGGCACGAATAGCTTCGTCACTGGCCAGAAAAACAGGGTTTAATCCGAGGTTTATCAGTAAAGCGGGAGCCAGAAGCATTATGGCCGCAATGATTAATAACCAGGGGTATTTTCTGATGAGGTTGATCATAATCATAGTCGGGTACTGGTTCGCTTTACCATACTATCCTTCCAGGAAGCAAATGTACCTTCCTGGATTTTTATGCGGGATTCATTTACAAGCCACATGTAAAAAGCCAGGTTATGAAGGCTGGCAATGGTAGCGGCCAGCATTTCATTGGCACTGAAGAGATGACGAAGATAGGCTTTGCTGTAGTATGTATCTACAAATGATTGACCTTCGGGATCAATGGGGCTGTGGTCATTTTTCCATTTCTCGTTTTTCATGTTCATTATGCCGGAAGATGTGAACAGCATACCATTTCTTCCGTTTCTTGTGGGGATAACGCAATCGAACATATCAATTCCCAGTGCAATGGATTCGAGGATGTTGGCCGGTGTTCCCACGCCCATAAGGTAGCGGGGTTTGTCGGCCGGCAGGATAGAGCAAACGAGCTCTGTCATTTCATACATGATCTCATGGGGCTCGCCTACCGATAATCCCCCGATGGCATTTCCCGCGGCGCCGGCAGAAGCTATATATTCTGCAGATTTGGCACGAAGGTCTTTATAAACACTGCCTTGAACAATAGGGAATAAGGCTTGATCATGGCCGTAA
Proteins encoded in this window:
- a CDS encoding LptF/LptG family permease → MKIIDLYIIKKFLGTFFYAISLLIVIVIIFDVSENIDEFLEKDAPLEQIIFNYYLNFVPYFINLFSYLFTFISVIFFTSKMAGNTEIIAILSSGVSYYRMLRPYMISALFLALMSFYLSNFLIPKTNIKRRVFKDRYIEGLALDRGRNIHLQISPGTYVYLESFNNSNGVGYNFTLEKIENNVMKYKLTADRIVWDSLGKQWEINNYFLRKLEDSTEHILRGDKKDTAINMYPKDLYIQKEDFEEMNFWQLNAKIEEEKLKGSDEAKTYEIEKQTRIASPFATIVLTLIGVSLSCRKVRGGIGLHLGLGI
- a CDS encoding glycosyltransferase family 39 protein translates to MIMINLIRKYPWLLIIAAIMLLAPALLINLGLNPVFLASDEAIRALVSTEMILSGDYLIPTIQGELYMNKPPLYNWILAGAFLLFDSYDEWVIRLPNLVSFILFGIVIFFSFRKSTGNYRSALIALMFMTSGRLLFWDSFLGLIDILFSLIVFLNFMVIYHFFRKDKLLTLFLISYLLTAVAFMFKALPALLFQAITLLVLFTMNRQFRKLISWKHISGILLLAILLGSYYLIYYLLRPDDIDKMFYTIFEQSTRRTGLKFGLLKTIEHFFAFPFEVIYHFAPWTLMLPVLFRKNLMGAIRRDNTVLYMTLIFLFNIIIYWISPEVFPRYLFMFIPLLLYVFMYLYELNPHKYAIRIINLIWYLIIVASILIFLALPFTPYFDFVEHKILKALLIAFGLGLLLIIFYMIIPQRIAIVIISLLLIRIGYNWFILPNRAHETQTFKDQALKVADITKGSRLYVYKGSVYQHAISFYLSSRRGEIVRVKSDDFDPDAYYMVYQYLIDDREYINYLDFEIEWNRRALKLVKFTDWPETQ
- the tgt gene encoding tRNA guanosine(34) transglycosylase Tgt, which produces MYFNIEYTDRYSKARAGRFVTEHGEVETPVFMPVGTAGSVKAVHVKDLEEDVKARIILGNTYHLYLRPGLEILREAGGLHHFIHWNKPILTDSGGYQVYSLNDIRKLSEEGVKFQSHIDGSRHLFTPENVIDIQRVIGADIIMAFDECTPYPCEYGYALQSMQITHRWLDRCLKQMNETVCPYGHDQALFPIVQGSVYKDLRAKSAEYIASAGAAGNAIGGLSVGEPHEIMYEMTELVCSILPADKPRYLMGVGTPANILESIALGIDMFDCVIPTRNGRNGMLFTSSGIMNMKNEKWKNDHSPIDPEGQSFVDTYYSKAYLRHLFSANEMLAATIASLHNLAFYMWLVNESRIKIQEGTFASWKDSMVKRTSTRL